The following proteins are encoded in a genomic region of Tenacibaculum sp. 190524A05c:
- a CDS encoding alpha/beta hydrolase, with the protein MLYHNTYVHKTSSEWVTFIHGAGGSSTIWFKQVREFKKHFNVLILDLRGHGRSKPSIGKLFKNEYTFDVVTKDIIEVLQHVKIKKSHFIGISLGSILIRNLAEQKPELVKSMVLGGAILKLNFRSQLLMKLGNIFKSIVPYMLLYKLFAFIIMPKKNHKKSRLLFINEAKKLYQKEFLKWFKLTSEINPLLRFFRAKEIKTPTLYIMGAEDHLFLPSIKRVVKNHLNSTLYIIEKCGHVVNVEQPTVFNTKTIDFISSLKSNQ; encoded by the coding sequence TTGTTATATCATAACACATACGTACATAAAACATCTTCAGAATGGGTAACTTTTATTCATGGCGCTGGAGGAAGTAGTACCATTTGGTTTAAGCAAGTTCGAGAATTTAAAAAACACTTTAATGTGCTTATTTTAGATTTAAGAGGTCATGGTAGAAGTAAACCATCTATAGGTAAACTTTTTAAAAATGAATACACCTTTGATGTTGTAACTAAAGATATTATTGAAGTATTACAACATGTGAAGATTAAAAAATCTCACTTTATAGGAATTTCTTTAGGTTCAATTTTAATACGAAATCTTGCGGAACAAAAACCTGAATTGGTAAAAAGCATGGTTTTAGGAGGAGCAATTTTAAAGTTAAATTTCAGGTCTCAATTACTAATGAAACTTGGGAATATCTTTAAATCAATAGTACCTTACATGTTATTGTATAAACTATTTGCTTTTATAATAATGCCCAAAAAGAATCATAAAAAATCTAGACTTTTATTTATTAACGAAGCAAAAAAGTTATACCAAAAAGAATTTTTAAAATGGTTTAAACTTACTTCAGAGATAAATCCCTTATTACGTTTTTTCCGAGCAAAAGAAATTAAAACACCAACCTTATACATCATGGGAGCAGAAGATCATTTATTTCTGCCTTCTATCAAACGAGTGGTAAAAAATCATCTGAACTCTACTTTATATATCATTGAAAAATGTGGACACGTTGTTAATGTAGAGCAACCTACTGTTTTTAATACAAAAACAATCGACTTTATCTCTTCTTTAAAATCAAACCAATAG
- a CDS encoding helix-turn-helix domain-containing protein: protein MNEAKKMNDLDIRVFVGILATFITLLFAMFIFSVKAENKLSNRLFGAFLVISSIETAGFFIHDFVTMSLSFFMFKNTSYYLLTPVFYLYVCSVCYSDFKLEKKHLWHLLPFIIGNLVMTPRFYLGTREVQEGLLANLIHTRELIFMHISMHVQSIYYYVMSIIVLRRAKNIFFENHSDNVVQTYKWLYQIVIFWIAIFSIALVKNIFKYSDVQSTYFTSSQVVLVFAILLITCWYILKALNNPDLFKGVDSKTKLTKELLEESEDKNENQKIIENLKVFMNEEKPFLNPSLSIRNLAHQMKISPRELSIAINHNLNQHFFDFVNEYRIEMAMNLLTDKSKPKLTVLEILYDVGFNSKSSFNTAFKKHTQLTPTQFRKQHI, encoded by the coding sequence TTGAATGAAGCTAAAAAAATGAATGATTTAGATATAAGAGTTTTCGTTGGTATTCTTGCCACATTCATCACCTTACTTTTTGCGATGTTTATTTTTTCAGTTAAGGCTGAAAATAAATTGAGTAATCGGTTGTTTGGTGCTTTTTTAGTTATTAGCTCTATTGAGACAGCAGGTTTTTTTATCCATGATTTTGTTACCATGTCTCTTTCATTTTTCATGTTTAAAAACACAAGTTATTATTTACTTACACCTGTGTTTTATTTGTATGTATGTTCAGTTTGTTATTCTGATTTTAAATTAGAGAAGAAACATCTTTGGCATTTACTTCCTTTTATTATCGGGAATTTGGTAATGACTCCGAGGTTTTACTTAGGAACAAGGGAAGTTCAAGAAGGGTTATTAGCAAACTTAATTCATACAAGAGAGCTTATATTTATGCATATTTCAATGCATGTGCAATCTATTTATTACTATGTAATGAGTATCATAGTGTTGAGAAGAGCTAAAAATATCTTTTTTGAAAACCACTCAGATAATGTAGTGCAAACCTATAAATGGTTATATCAAATTGTGATTTTTTGGATTGCTATTTTTTCCATAGCGCTTGTCAAAAATATTTTTAAATATTCAGATGTACAGTCTACATATTTTACAAGTTCACAAGTAGTTTTAGTCTTTGCCATTTTACTCATTACCTGTTGGTATATTTTAAAAGCTTTAAACAATCCTGATTTATTTAAAGGAGTTGATTCTAAAACCAAGCTAACTAAAGAACTGTTAGAAGAAAGCGAAGACAAAAATGAGAATCAAAAAATAATTGAGAATTTAAAGGTGTTCATGAATGAGGAAAAACCGTTTTTAAATCCGTCTTTATCAATTCGTAATTTGGCACATCAGATGAAGATCTCTCCAAGAGAACTTTCTATTGCGATTAATCATAATTTGAATCAACATTTTTTTGATTTTGTAAATGAATATCGAATTGAAATGGCAATGAATTTATTAACGGATAAAAGCAAACCTAAACTTACCGTTTTAGAAATTTTATATGATGTAGGTTTTAATTCAAAATCATCGTTTAACACGGCGTTTAAAAAACATACACAATTAACTCCAACCCAATTTAGAAAACAACATATTTAA
- the trmB gene encoding tRNA (guanosine(46)-N7)-methyltransferase TrmB — MGSKNKLKRFKENETFDNVIQPTREEVTGNFHLKGKWNSFFKNDNPIVLELGCGKGEYTIALAKKNPDKNFIGIDIKGARFWRGAKTAIEGQMENVAFIRTQIELVDLIFAESEVDEIWITFPDPQIKYKRTKHRLTNSSFLKKYHHILKPNAYINLKTDSEFMHGYTLGLLHGEGHEVFHASHDVYKLKSSPEEVTETQTFYEKQYLEKDKAITYIKFRLNY; from the coding sequence TTGGGAAGCAAAAACAAACTTAAACGTTTCAAAGAAAACGAAACTTTTGATAATGTAATTCAACCTACAAGAGAAGAAGTTACTGGTAACTTTCATCTTAAAGGAAAATGGAATTCGTTCTTCAAAAACGATAACCCTATTGTTTTAGAATTAGGTTGCGGAAAAGGAGAATATACTATTGCATTAGCAAAAAAGAATCCGGATAAAAACTTCATAGGGATTGATATTAAAGGAGCTCGCTTTTGGAGAGGAGCTAAAACAGCCATTGAGGGTCAAATGGAAAATGTTGCCTTTATTCGAACGCAAATAGAATTGGTAGATTTGATTTTTGCTGAAAGTGAAGTAGATGAAATTTGGATTACTTTCCCAGATCCTCAAATAAAATATAAAAGAACTAAGCATAGACTTACCAATAGTTCTTTCTTGAAAAAATATCATCATATCTTAAAACCTAATGCATATATAAACTTAAAAACCGATAGTGAATTTATGCACGGTTATACATTAGGTTTATTACATGGAGAAGGTCATGAAGTTTTTCATGCAAGTCATGATGTTTATAAATTAAAATCTTCGCCAGAAGAAGTTACGGAAACGCAAACGTTCTACGAAAAACAATATTTAGAGAAAGACAAAGCAATTACTTACATTAAGTTTAGGCTGAATTATTAA
- a CDS encoding DUF6341 family protein — MLGLNIFKFIGEIFQVLFIPFEWIRLTLAKGAAGWWTSNAVNWIFLGVLLVLLYYWISQALKFKREGTEDRA; from the coding sequence ATGTTAGGATTAAATATTTTTAAATTCATAGGTGAAATATTTCAGGTGTTATTCATCCCTTTTGAGTGGATTCGTTTAACTCTTGCAAAAGGAGCAGCTGGATGGTGGACTTCTAATGCAGTGAACTGGATTTTCTTAGGTGTTCTTCTAGTTTTATTATACTACTGGATTTCTCAAGCTCTTAAATTTAAAAGAGAAGGTACAGAAGATAGAGCTTAA
- a CDS encoding DUF6427 family protein, which produces MLTNFFSNTKPFTSVIIIALFFCYMFSGYFTGFVDTLNFSSGFWFLVLFGLVNFIKSRNNLTFDNSYFFLIFVILLGYFPSVIKIDSSFYSNFILLVYVRRMYSLQSSKNIIKKLFDCGFWMGISAIIEPFTIVLFPLTFLSILMHQHIDYRRLTTPILGFITPIIIYFTYCFWYDNEQTFYSLLGFTTYYDFSIYFSFIYKFSLSVLLGFTFIAFVMKTPRTLSIKNAFRKNWILVSIHLLSTIILLLILKDRSGAELAYLIFPCAIVIANGFELLQKKWFADLILIVLFIGSLVHYFM; this is translated from the coding sequence ATGTTAACCAACTTTTTCAGCAACACAAAACCGTTTACATCAGTGATTATTATAGCGCTATTTTTTTGCTATATGTTTTCGGGTTATTTTACGGGTTTTGTAGATACTCTAAATTTTAGTTCAGGCTTTTGGTTTTTGGTTTTATTTGGATTGGTAAATTTTATCAAGTCCAGAAATAATTTGACCTTCGATAATTCTTATTTCTTTTTAATTTTTGTGATTCTTCTAGGATATTTTCCAAGTGTGATAAAAATTGATTCCTCCTTTTATTCGAATTTTATTTTACTTGTTTATGTAAGAAGAATGTACAGTTTACAATCCTCTAAAAACATTATTAAAAAATTATTTGATTGTGGTTTTTGGATGGGGATTTCTGCAATAATAGAACCGTTTACAATTGTACTATTCCCACTTACTTTCCTATCAATATTAATGCATCAGCATATTGATTATAGAAGATTAACAACTCCAATACTGGGTTTTATCACACCAATAATTATTTATTTTACCTATTGCTTTTGGTATGATAACGAACAAACCTTCTATTCTCTTTTAGGTTTTACCACTTACTATGATTTTTCAATTTACTTTTCCTTTATTTATAAGTTCTCTTTAAGCGTTCTTTTAGGCTTTACTTTTATTGCATTTGTAATGAAAACACCAAGAACATTATCGATCAAAAATGCTTTTAGGAAAAATTGGATTTTAGTTTCTATTCATTTACTATCAACAATTATTCTTTTACTCATTCTAAAAGATAGATCTGGAGCAGAATTAGCATACTTAATCTTTCCGTGTGCAATAGTAATTGCCAACGGTTTTGAATTATTACAAAAAAAGTGGTTTGCTGATTTAATTCTAATCGTCCTTTTTATCGGATCTTTAGTTCACTATTTTATGTAG
- a CDS encoding alpha/beta hydrolase, producing the protein MKDTYFCGMENWMVYKNTRVAYYCYGEGTKTLVLLHGFLENSSMWKTVVDEFSNDVKIICIDLLGHGKSECLGYVHTMEEIAQSVQAVLLKEKVNEAVFVGHSMGGYVALALAEKYPEFIGKLCLLNSTAQPDSEERKTLRDRAIQMAKTNYEALVSMSISNLFSSETSSEFTAEIAYCKKEALKTPVQGYIACAEGMKIRKKREHVLQSDAYESLLVTGKKDPVLVYENSIAEANRTQTPIVELSNGHMSHIENKKELLNSLRDFIHS; encoded by the coding sequence ATGAAAGATACATATTTTTGCGGCATGGAAAATTGGATGGTATATAAAAATACTAGAGTAGCTTACTATTGTTATGGAGAAGGAACTAAAACCTTGGTCTTATTACATGGTTTTTTAGAGAATTCTTCAATGTGGAAAACGGTTGTTGATGAGTTTTCAAATGATGTTAAAATTATATGTATTGATCTTTTAGGTCATGGGAAGTCCGAATGTTTGGGTTATGTACATACTATGGAAGAAATTGCCCAATCTGTACAAGCAGTTCTTTTGAAAGAAAAAGTTAACGAAGCAGTTTTTGTAGGTCATTCTATGGGAGGATATGTTGCTTTAGCATTGGCAGAAAAATATCCAGAATTCATTGGGAAATTATGTTTGTTAAACTCTACCGCACAACCAGATTCTGAAGAGCGAAAAACTCTTAGAGACAGAGCTATTCAAATGGCAAAAACCAATTACGAAGCATTAGTTTCAATGTCCATTAGTAATTTGTTTTCATCGGAAACTTCAAGTGAATTTACGGCTGAAATTGCATATTGTAAAAAAGAAGCTTTAAAAACACCAGTTCAAGGATATATTGCTTGCGCCGAAGGAATGAAGATTCGTAAAAAAAGAGAGCATGTTTTACAATCAGATGCTTATGAAAGTTTACTGGTTACTGGAAAAAAAGATCCTGTATTGGTTTATGAAAATAGTATTGCAGAGGCGAATAGAACTCAAACTCCAATAGTAGAACTATCAAACGGGCATATGAGTCATATTGAAAACAAGAAAGAGTTATTAAATAGTTTAAGAGATTTCATTCACTCTTAA
- the brnQ gene encoding branched-chain amino acid transport system II carrier protein, translated as MKNPKKEILITGFALFSMFFGAGNLILPPFLGKNAADAWHWVTLGFFITAVFIPILGILAHARLQGTMYDFGKKVSPTFSLIYCLIVYAISVALPAPRTASVTHEMAIQPYFGTDSLLTSSIYFALVLVFVMNRSKILTLIGRFLTPLIIVILLSIIFIGIFSSNTISTPTIFDTPFVSGLLEGYQTFDAIGAVVIGGVLVISMNFNKNTSFQEKKELITKSGLIAGLGLLIIYAGLIFNGAIFSSTFAEKATRTEVLTGLSTQTLGNIGTTFLSVLVALACFTTAVGIITGTSDYFKGLFNNSKKAYTITAVIGCILGVVMGQLDVHDIIVIALPALMFIYPITIVLILLNILPEKLATPTIFKAVVIVTFIFSIPDFLQFFVNKESLVGIQNIIPFSKDQLGWVLPALLTFGITSLLSKKEA; from the coding sequence ATGAAAAATCCTAAAAAAGAAATTCTAATTACTGGCTTTGCCTTATTCTCTATGTTTTTTGGAGCAGGAAACTTAATTCTTCCTCCGTTTTTAGGAAAAAATGCTGCAGATGCTTGGCATTGGGTAACTCTAGGTTTTTTTATTACTGCTGTTTTTATTCCAATTTTAGGAATATTAGCACATGCTCGCTTACAAGGAACGATGTATGATTTTGGTAAAAAAGTGTCACCAACATTTAGCTTGATATATTGCTTAATTGTATATGCGATTTCGGTGGCCTTACCTGCACCAAGAACAGCTTCGGTTACACATGAAATGGCAATTCAACCTTATTTTGGAACTGATTCTTTACTAACAAGCTCTATTTATTTTGCATTGGTTCTTGTGTTTGTTATGAACAGAAGTAAAATTTTAACTTTAATTGGAAGGTTTCTTACTCCTTTAATTATAGTGATACTTTTATCTATAATATTCATTGGAATTTTCTCGTCAAATACAATTTCAACTCCAACTATTTTTGACACACCTTTTGTAAGTGGATTATTAGAAGGTTATCAAACTTTTGATGCCATTGGAGCCGTTGTTATTGGTGGAGTTTTAGTTATTTCTATGAATTTTAATAAAAACACTTCATTCCAAGAAAAGAAAGAACTAATAACTAAATCTGGATTAATTGCGGGACTTGGTTTATTGATAATTTATGCTGGATTGATTTTTAACGGTGCAATTTTCAGTAGTACTTTTGCAGAAAAAGCTACTCGAACAGAAGTTTTAACGGGTTTAAGCACACAAACTTTAGGAAATATTGGAACTACATTCTTAAGTGTTTTAGTTGCCTTAGCATGTTTTACAACCGCTGTTGGAATTATTACAGGAACTTCAGATTATTTCAAAGGTTTATTTAATAATTCTAAAAAGGCTTATACAATTACTGCAGTTATTGGTTGTATTCTAGGTGTTGTAATGGGACAACTTGATGTGCATGATATTATAGTAATTGCATTACCAGCTCTGATGTTTATCTACCCGATAACCATCGTATTAATCTTACTAAATATTCTTCCTGAAAAGTTAGCCACACCAACAATATTTAAAGCAGTTGTAATAGTTACATTTATATTTAGCATACCAGATTTTTTACAATTCTTTGTAAATAAAGAATCGTTGGTTGGTATTCAAAACATCATACCTTTTTCTAAAGATCAATTAGGATGGGTTTTACCAGCTTTACTAACTTTTGGAATTACAAGCTTACTAAGTAAAAAAGAAGCTTAG
- the upp gene encoding uracil phosphoribosyltransferase → MKVYHLARQRSILNKFLSEIRDKKVQKDSMRFRRNIERIGEILGYELSKNLNYSSKQVITPLGAKPMDLLSEDIVLCSILRAGLPLHNGLLNYFDDAENAFISAYRHHPNNDEEFEIVVEYFASPTITNKTLLLIDPMLATGRSLVSVYEALKKYGNPKQIHIVSVIGSLDGIDFIKNHFPVNTSLWIADIDNKLNNKGYILPGLGDAGDLAFGEKM, encoded by the coding sequence ATGAAAGTATACCACTTAGCTCGTCAACGTTCAATTCTTAATAAGTTTCTTTCTGAAATTAGAGATAAAAAAGTTCAGAAAGATAGTATGAGATTTAGAAGAAATATTGAACGTATTGGAGAAATACTAGGTTACGAACTTAGTAAAAACTTAAACTATTCTTCTAAACAAGTTATCACGCCGTTAGGAGCAAAACCAATGGATTTATTATCTGAAGACATTGTTTTATGTTCGATTTTACGTGCGGGTCTTCCACTACATAATGGATTATTAAATTACTTTGATGATGCAGAGAATGCATTTATTTCAGCTTACAGACATCACCCAAATAATGATGAAGAGTTTGAAATAGTTGTAGAATATTTTGCCTCGCCGACTATTACCAATAAAACATTGTTGTTAATAGATCCGATGTTAGCAACTGGTCGTTCTCTTGTTTCTGTTTATGAAGCCTTAAAAAAGTATGGTAATCCAAAACAAATTCATATCGTTTCGGTTATTGGTTCTTTAGACGGGATAGATTTTATCAAAAACCATTTTCCCGTAAATACATCACTTTGGATTGCAGATATTGATAATAAACTGAATAATAAAGGATACATTCTTCCAGGTTTAGGAGATGCAGGTGATTTAGCTTTTGGAGAAAAAATGTAA
- a CDS encoding TonB-dependent receptor domain-containing protein translates to MKRLTVVTFLFFSFLSFGQTIKGKVTDAVGDIGFADIVIRDNSNTIITGTNSDDNGNFEIKVAKGTYKIVVSFLGYTDWEKQIKVDKNLDLGIIKLEEDSQSLEEVVVQSKRRVIQQKVDRLVFDVEKSVVSEVGNGADILKLAPRVQVQNGVIEILGKGASRVLINGRLSPMEGEELVSFLESLNGNDIKSIEVITNPPAKYEAAGGGLINIILKKAKLNSWHNTSSLVYNQNKFNFATLRNNFSYNKNKFSLVSSLSATKGNLNNIEDLKINYPNSFWDIDIEYKDRRDSYSGRLQMDYKISDNVNIGAQYLGNLNQPGGISSVVSNVFDLSGNLDRVIKNTGENTVNTRNHNVNFYAETKLDSLGRSISFNADYFTYKSDNDRDFITEAFDNSGNSMGITSGGLNMTDQKIENFSSKIDVNYPIDKVQLSFGAKTSNTKINSGVQFFNTLSGSPVLDTTNSNDFMYQENNIAGYVSSNFNISEKTKVKLGVRVENTNTLGVSVQTNESNRNNFTQVFPTAYISYKKNDNNIFNFSYGRRIERPRFSDLNPFKIFINDNSFSEGNPFLNPSFMDSFEFTHSYKRKLNSSVFLNVTTNGFGVIFTSDPVEETQIVTRDNYITQYNYGISENYSTSPFSWWESQNSFNVIGYYSKFEKNIGAAPRNGLQLRVATNNTFSVGEKSKLIVNSWYSSPFNGGLYSLGGMYNLSIGYQQSFKNNFKLSVFANDVFNTSAVNNLESVVDGVRQVYGQNYSTRNLVLSLSYSFGNNKIKVNKRNFGNDEEQGRSN, encoded by the coding sequence ATGAAACGTTTAACAGTAGTAACATTTTTATTTTTTTCATTCTTATCCTTTGGTCAAACTATAAAAGGAAAAGTAACAGATGCAGTTGGAGATATCGGTTTTGCAGATATCGTAATTCGAGATAATTCAAACACCATTATTACAGGAACAAATTCAGATGACAATGGGAACTTTGAAATTAAAGTAGCGAAAGGAACTTATAAAATTGTAGTATCATTTTTAGGATATACAGATTGGGAGAAACAAATAAAAGTTGACAAAAATTTAGATTTAGGAATCATAAAGCTTGAAGAAGACAGTCAAAGTTTAGAAGAGGTTGTCGTTCAATCGAAAAGAAGAGTAATTCAGCAAAAAGTAGATCGATTAGTATTTGATGTTGAAAAGAGTGTAGTATCTGAAGTTGGAAACGGAGCAGATATTTTAAAACTAGCTCCAAGAGTTCAAGTTCAAAATGGAGTAATAGAAATTTTAGGAAAAGGAGCTTCTAGAGTTTTAATTAACGGAAGATTATCGCCAATGGAAGGAGAAGAACTAGTTTCTTTTTTAGAAAGTCTAAACGGGAACGATATTAAAAGTATTGAAGTTATTACCAATCCACCTGCAAAATATGAAGCAGCAGGAGGAGGTTTAATCAACATCATTTTAAAGAAAGCGAAATTAAACTCTTGGCACAATACATCTAGTTTAGTGTACAATCAAAACAAGTTCAACTTTGCTACCTTGAGAAACAACTTTAGTTATAATAAAAATAAATTTTCTTTAGTGTCAAGTTTAAGTGCAACGAAAGGAAATTTAAATAACATTGAAGATTTAAAAATTAACTATCCGAATAGTTTTTGGGATATTGATATCGAATATAAAGATAGAAGAGATAGTTATTCTGGTAGACTTCAAATGGATTATAAAATTTCGGATAATGTAAACATTGGAGCTCAGTATTTAGGAAACTTAAATCAGCCAGGAGGAATCAGTTCTGTTGTTTCAAATGTATTTGACCTTTCTGGGAATTTAGATAGAGTTATCAAAAACACAGGAGAAAATACAGTAAATACTCGCAATCATAATGTGAATTTTTACGCAGAAACAAAACTAGATTCACTTGGAAGATCAATTTCTTTTAACGCAGATTATTTTACATATAAGTCAGATAATGATAGAGATTTTATAACGGAAGCTTTTGATAATTCTGGAAATTCAATGGGAATTACTTCAGGAGGTTTAAATATGACGGATCAGAAAATTGAAAATTTTAGCTCTAAAATAGATGTGAATTATCCAATAGATAAGGTTCAGTTGTCATTCGGTGCAAAAACTAGTAACACAAAAATAAATAGTGGAGTACAGTTTTTTAATACACTTTCAGGGTCTCCTGTTTTAGACACAACCAATTCTAATGACTTTATGTATCAAGAAAATAACATTGCTGGTTATGTATCAAGTAACTTCAATATTTCTGAAAAAACAAAGGTGAAATTAGGAGTTAGAGTTGAAAACACAAATACGTTAGGTGTTAGTGTACAGACAAATGAAAGCAACAGAAACAACTTTACTCAGGTTTTTCCAACAGCTTATATTTCGTATAAGAAAAACGATAATAATATCTTTAACTTCTCTTATGGTAGAAGAATTGAAAGACCTCGTTTCTCCGATCTAAATCCATTTAAAATTTTTATAAACGATAATAGTTTTAGTGAAGGAAATCCGTTTTTAAATCCTTCTTTTATGGATAGTTTTGAGTTTACTCATTCTTATAAAAGAAAATTGAATTCTAGTGTTTTCTTAAATGTAACTACAAATGGTTTTGGAGTAATTTTCACATCAGATCCTGTTGAGGAAACTCAAATTGTGACTAGAGATAATTATATCACTCAATACAATTATGGAATCTCAGAGAACTATAGTACAAGTCCTTTTTCTTGGTGGGAAAGTCAGAATAGTTTTAATGTAATCGGATATTATTCAAAATTTGAGAAGAATATTGGAGCAGCTCCAAGAAATGGGTTACAATTAAGAGTAGCAACAAATAACACATTTAGTGTTGGAGAGAAATCAAAATTAATTGTGAATTCATGGTATAGTTCACCTTTCAATGGAGGGTTATATAGCCTTGGAGGAATGTATAATTTGTCTATTGGATATCAACAAAGCTTTAAAAACAACTTTAAATTATCAGTTTTTGCTAATGATGTTTTTAATACAAGTGCAGTAAATAATTTAGAGTCTGTAGTTGATGGAGTAAGACAAGTTTACGGTCAAAATTATAGTACAAGAAACCTAGTTTTATCATTATCGTATAGTTTCGGAAACAATAAAATTAAAGTTAACAAGAGAAACTTTGGAAACGATGAAGAGCAAGGTAGAAGTAATTAG
- a CDS encoding DUF3575 domain-containing protein has product MKKIVAIVAVLMSFFTQAQQEVSVDLGDALVMKTLEVTYEYYLAEQSSVGVSALFNFEGRSSDFRYNEDSMITPFFRHYFTTAQNWNYFGEIFFGVNNGEKDNGTKYTDGALGVSVGTKYVSNGGLMVSVLGGIGRNMFSDNSPAIVPRVGLNIGYRF; this is encoded by the coding sequence ATGAAAAAGATTGTAGCAATTGTAGCCGTTTTAATGAGTTTCTTTACACAAGCACAACAAGAAGTAAGCGTAGATTTAGGAGATGCTTTAGTAATGAAAACACTAGAGGTAACGTATGAATATTATTTAGCAGAGCAATCATCTGTTGGTGTTTCTGCGTTATTCAATTTTGAAGGAAGAAGCTCTGATTTCAGATATAATGAGGATAGTATGATTACTCCATTTTTCAGACATTACTTTACTACTGCTCAAAATTGGAATTACTTCGGAGAGATTTTCTTTGGTGTTAATAACGGAGAAAAAGATAACGGAACCAAATATACTGATGGAGCATTAGGTGTTTCTGTTGGAACTAAATATGTTTCTAACGGTGGATTAATGGTTAGTGTTCTTGGAGGAATTGGTAGAAATATGTTTTCAGACAATTCTCCAGCAATTGTACCAAGAGTTGGTTTAAATATTGGTTACCGTTTCTAA
- a CDS encoding AraC family transcriptional regulator: protein MDNSVIIGILGFIFSLLLLVFSAFLLTVKTNNKIGNILLASLLIVTAIDCTAFFSYYVVDVNLTLDILRIKLSGLKEPLLFLYVLSVIYSNFKLKKIHLVHLIPFLINTLILIPNFFLVDSKAKAEFYNDFMGNPEIVFSNYFGRLLTITYFGASIYYVLRYRKLLLENHTNENDFKNYKWLKQYLILTFIAILITLTKGVIRDSGRFSIEVVEVWRIVLLLYGMFFVFWLIFKALNTPKLFRGFDVSLKTSKEMDKGDLDENHNERISDLKKYMEEHEPYLNPSLTIRNLADQLKVPMRDLSVLINQELKLHFFDFINEYRIEKAKNILSNPSKTKVTVLEILYEVGFNSKSSFNTAFKKHTGKTPTQFRKSVV from the coding sequence ATGGATAATTCAGTTATAATTGGAATTTTAGGATTTATTTTTTCCTTGTTGCTACTTGTTTTCTCTGCGTTTTTACTAACGGTAAAAACAAATAATAAGATTGGAAACATTTTATTAGCTTCATTATTAATTGTCACAGCAATAGACTGCACAGCGTTTTTTAGTTATTATGTAGTTGATGTGAATCTAACATTAGATATACTGAGGATAAAACTTTCCGGATTAAAAGAACCATTATTATTCTTGTATGTGTTATCTGTTATTTATTCAAACTTTAAGCTGAAAAAGATCCATTTAGTTCATCTTATTCCATTTCTTATCAATACACTGATATTAATTCCAAATTTCTTTTTAGTTGATAGTAAAGCAAAGGCTGAGTTTTATAATGATTTCATGGGGAATCCAGAAATTGTTTTTTCAAACTATTTCGGAAGGTTGCTAACCATTACATATTTTGGAGCGAGCATTTATTATGTTTTACGGTACAGAAAGCTACTTCTTGAAAATCATACTAACGAGAATGATTTTAAAAACTACAAATGGTTAAAACAATATTTGATATTAACTTTTATTGCAATCTTAATTACACTTACTAAAGGAGTAATTAGAGACAGTGGTAGGTTTTCGATTGAAGTTGTAGAGGTTTGGAGAATTGTATTACTCCTCTATGGAATGTTCTTTGTTTTTTGGTTAATCTTTAAAGCTTTAAATACGCCAAAATTATTCAGAGGATTTGATGTGAGTTTAAAAACATCAAAAGAAATGGATAAAGGGGATTTGGACGAGAATCATAACGAACGAATTTCCGATTTAAAAAAATACATGGAAGAACATGAACCTTATTTAAATCCATCACTTACTATTAGAAATTTAGCAGATCAATTGAAAGTTCCGATGAGAGATTTATCTGTTTTAATTAATCAAGAGTTAAAGCTTCATTTCTTCGATTTTATAAATGAATATAGAATAGAAAAAGCAAAAAATATACTGTCAAATCCATCAAAAACTAAAGTAACCGTCTTGGAAATTTTGTACGAAGTTGGATTTAATTCAAAATCTTCATTTAATACAGCGTTTAAAAAACATACTGGAAAAACACCTACACAATTCAGAAAATCAGTTGTTTAA